A genomic window from Camelus ferus isolate YT-003-E chromosome 9, BCGSAC_Cfer_1.0, whole genome shotgun sequence includes:
- the LOC102517361 gene encoding zinc finger protein 319 isoform X1: MSESWQQPPQTQPQQPQPPQPQHHAEPPPALAEHTLPPGTAENPLGCAVYGILLQPDPGLQPPQHAPLQAAGEPGPKCGVCGHDLAHLSSPHEHQCLAGHDRSFQCTQCLKIFHQATDLLEHQCVQAEQKPFVCGVCKMGFSLLTSLAQHHSAHSGTGGLVKCSICEKTYKPAEAAEAAATAAPSLPPAPPPPAVAPAEQADKPYSCPICQKPFKHLSELSRHERIHTGEKPYKCTLCDKSFSQSSHLVHHKRTHSSERPYKCAVCEKTFKHRSHLVRHMYAHSGEHHLFRCNVCELHFKESSELLQHPCTPSGERPFRCGECQKAFKRPSDLRQHERTHSAERPFKCDLCPMGFKQQYALMRHRRTHKTEEPFKCGLCEKGFGQPSHLLYHQHVHTLETLFKCPVCQKGFDQSAELLRHKCLPGTAERPFKCPVCNKAYKRASALQKHQLAHCSAAEKPLRCTLCERRFFSSSEFVQHRCDPAREKPLKCPDCEKRFKYASDLQRHRRVHTGEKPYKCPNCDKAFKQREHLNKHQGVHAREQQFKCVWCGERFLDVALLQEHSAQHSAAAAAAEGAYQGILRARRPTPLARAGQLELAGRGHEAGPVLDGVREAGPVNPIDARSHRRQLSLAAPVSEPLAGRRDVLPGSRESGRGRPTDTTP; encoded by the exons ATGTCGGAAAGCTGGCAGCAGCCGCCACAGACACAGCCGCAGCAGCCGCAGCCACCGCAGCCGCAGCACCACGCGGAACCACCGCCGGCCCTGGCTGAGCACACACTGCCCCCAGGCACGGCTGAGAACCCCCTGGGCTGTGCGGTCTATGGCATCCTCCTGCAGCCCGACCCAGGCCTGCAGCCCCCGCAGCACGCGCCGTTGCAGGCAGCAGGAGAGCCGGGCCCCAAGTGTGGCGTGTGCGGTCACGACCTGGCGCACCTGTCCAGTCCGCACGAGCACCAGTGCCTGGCGGGCCACGACCGCTCGTTCCAGTGCACGCAGTGTCTCAAAATCTTCCACCAGGCCACCGACCTGCTGGAGCACCAGTGTGTGCAGGCAGAACAGAAGCCTTTTGTCTGTGGCGTCTGCAAGATGGGCTTCTCGCTGCTCACGTCGCTGGCGCAGCACCACAGCGCACACAGTGGCACTGGCGGCCTCGTGAAATGTTCCATCTGCGAGAAGACCTACAAGCCCGCCGAGGCGGCAGAGGCCGCGGCCACTGCCGCCCCGTCActgcccccagcaccccctccgCCTGCCGTCGCCCCTGCTGAACAGGCCGACAAGCCCTACAGCTGCCCCATCTGCCAGAAGCCCTTCAAGCACCTGTCGGAGCTCTCGCGGCACGAGCGGATCCACACAGGCGAGAAGCCCTACAAGTGCACGCTGTGTGACAAGAGCTTCAGCCAGTCGTCCCACCTGGTGCATCACAAGCGCACGCACAGCTCAGAGCGGCCGTACAAGTGCGCGGTCTGCGAGAAGACCTTCAAGCACCGCTCTCACCTGGTGCGCCACATGTACGCGCACTCGGGCGAGCACCACCTGTTCCGCTGCAATGTGTGCGAGCTGCACTTCAAGGAGTCTTCTGAGCTGCTGCAGCACCCGTGCACGCCGAGCGGGGAGCGGCCCTTCCGCTGCGGCGAGTGCCAGAAGGCCTTCAAGCGGCCGTCGGACCTGCGGCAGCACGAGCGCACGCACAGCGCCGAGCGGCCCTTCAAGTGCGACCTGTGCCCTATGGGCTTCAAGCAGCAGTACGCGCTGATGCGGCACCGGCGCACGCACAAGACGGAGGAGCCCTTCAAGTGCGGCCTGTGCGAGAAGGGCTTCGGGCAGCCCAGCCACCTGCTCTACCACCAGCACGTGCACACCCTCGAGACCCTCTTCAAGTGCCCAGTGTGCCAGAAGGGCTTTGACCAGTCGGCCGAGCTGCTGCGGCACAAGTGCCTGCCGGGCACGGCCGAACGGCCCTTCAAGTGCCCAGTGTGCAACAAGGCCTACAAGCGGGCATCGGCCCTGCAGAAGCACCAGCTGGCCCACTGCTCGGCCGCAGAGAAGCCCCTGCGCTGCACCCTGTGTGAGCGCCGCTTCTTCTCATCCTCCGAGTTCGTGCAGCACCGATGCGACCCAGCCCGCGAAAAGCCGCTTAAGTGCCCGGACTGTGAGAAGCGCTTCAAGTACGCCTCTGACCTGCAGCGGCACCGGCGGGTGCACACGGGCGAGAAGCCCTATAAGTGCCCCAACTGCGACAAGGCCTTCAAGCAGCGCGAGCATCTCAACAAACACCAGGGCGTGCACGCCCGCGAGCAGCAGTTcaagtgtgtgtggtgtggcGAGCGCTTTCTGGACGTGGCCCTGCTGCAGGAGCACAGCGCGCAGCacagcgccgccgccgccgcggccgagGGCGCCTACCAG GGCATCCTCCGCGCCCGTAGACCGACCCCTCTTGCTCGGGCAGGGCAGCTTGAACTCGCCGGCAGAGGACACGAAGCGGGACCAGTCCTCGATGGCGTGCGTGAAGCAGGGCCAGTCAACCCGATTGATGCCCGGAGCCATAGGCGCCAGCTTTCCCTCGCGGCACCTGTTTCGGAGCCTCTGGCCGGTCGCCGTGATGTCCTGCCAGGAAGCAGGGAGTCAGGACGCGGCAGGCCAACTGACACCACCCCTTAG
- the LOC102517361 gene encoding zinc finger protein 319 isoform X2 produces MSESWQQPPQTQPQQPQPPQPQHHAEPPPALAEHTLPPGTAENPLGCAVYGILLQPDPGLQPPQHAPLQAAGEPGPKCGVCGHDLAHLSSPHEHQCLAGHDRSFQCTQCLKIFHQATDLLEHQCVQAEQKPFVCGVCKMGFSLLTSLAQHHSAHSGTGGLVKCSICEKTYKPAEAAEAAATAAPSLPPAPPPPAVAPAEQADKPYSCPICQKPFKHLSELSRHERIHTGEKPYKCTLCDKSFSQSSHLVHHKRTHSSERPYKCAVCEKTFKHRSHLVRHMYAHSGEHHLFRCNVCELHFKESSELLQHPCTPSGERPFRCGECQKAFKRPSDLRQHERTHSAERPFKCDLCPMGFKQQYALMRHRRTHKTEEPFKCGLCEKGFGQPSHLLYHQHVHTLETLFKCPVCQKGFDQSAELLRHKCLPGTAERPFKCPVCNKAYKRASALQKHQLAHCSAAEKPLRCTLCERRFFSSSEFVQHRCDPAREKPLKCPDCEKRFKYASDLQRHRRVHTGEKPYKCPNCDKAFKQREHLNKHQGVHAREQQFKCVWCGERFLDVALLQEHSAQHSAAAAAAEGAYQV; encoded by the exons ATGTCGGAAAGCTGGCAGCAGCCGCCACAGACACAGCCGCAGCAGCCGCAGCCACCGCAGCCGCAGCACCACGCGGAACCACCGCCGGCCCTGGCTGAGCACACACTGCCCCCAGGCACGGCTGAGAACCCCCTGGGCTGTGCGGTCTATGGCATCCTCCTGCAGCCCGACCCAGGCCTGCAGCCCCCGCAGCACGCGCCGTTGCAGGCAGCAGGAGAGCCGGGCCCCAAGTGTGGCGTGTGCGGTCACGACCTGGCGCACCTGTCCAGTCCGCACGAGCACCAGTGCCTGGCGGGCCACGACCGCTCGTTCCAGTGCACGCAGTGTCTCAAAATCTTCCACCAGGCCACCGACCTGCTGGAGCACCAGTGTGTGCAGGCAGAACAGAAGCCTTTTGTCTGTGGCGTCTGCAAGATGGGCTTCTCGCTGCTCACGTCGCTGGCGCAGCACCACAGCGCACACAGTGGCACTGGCGGCCTCGTGAAATGTTCCATCTGCGAGAAGACCTACAAGCCCGCCGAGGCGGCAGAGGCCGCGGCCACTGCCGCCCCGTCActgcccccagcaccccctccgCCTGCCGTCGCCCCTGCTGAACAGGCCGACAAGCCCTACAGCTGCCCCATCTGCCAGAAGCCCTTCAAGCACCTGTCGGAGCTCTCGCGGCACGAGCGGATCCACACAGGCGAGAAGCCCTACAAGTGCACGCTGTGTGACAAGAGCTTCAGCCAGTCGTCCCACCTGGTGCATCACAAGCGCACGCACAGCTCAGAGCGGCCGTACAAGTGCGCGGTCTGCGAGAAGACCTTCAAGCACCGCTCTCACCTGGTGCGCCACATGTACGCGCACTCGGGCGAGCACCACCTGTTCCGCTGCAATGTGTGCGAGCTGCACTTCAAGGAGTCTTCTGAGCTGCTGCAGCACCCGTGCACGCCGAGCGGGGAGCGGCCCTTCCGCTGCGGCGAGTGCCAGAAGGCCTTCAAGCGGCCGTCGGACCTGCGGCAGCACGAGCGCACGCACAGCGCCGAGCGGCCCTTCAAGTGCGACCTGTGCCCTATGGGCTTCAAGCAGCAGTACGCGCTGATGCGGCACCGGCGCACGCACAAGACGGAGGAGCCCTTCAAGTGCGGCCTGTGCGAGAAGGGCTTCGGGCAGCCCAGCCACCTGCTCTACCACCAGCACGTGCACACCCTCGAGACCCTCTTCAAGTGCCCAGTGTGCCAGAAGGGCTTTGACCAGTCGGCCGAGCTGCTGCGGCACAAGTGCCTGCCGGGCACGGCCGAACGGCCCTTCAAGTGCCCAGTGTGCAACAAGGCCTACAAGCGGGCATCGGCCCTGCAGAAGCACCAGCTGGCCCACTGCTCGGCCGCAGAGAAGCCCCTGCGCTGCACCCTGTGTGAGCGCCGCTTCTTCTCATCCTCCGAGTTCGTGCAGCACCGATGCGACCCAGCCCGCGAAAAGCCGCTTAAGTGCCCGGACTGTGAGAAGCGCTTCAAGTACGCCTCTGACCTGCAGCGGCACCGGCGGGTGCACACGGGCGAGAAGCCCTATAAGTGCCCCAACTGCGACAAGGCCTTCAAGCAGCGCGAGCATCTCAACAAACACCAGGGCGTGCACGCCCGCGAGCAGCAGTTcaagtgtgtgtggtgtggcGAGCGCTTTCTGGACGTGGCCCTGCTGCAGGAGCACAGCGCGCAGCacagcgccgccgccgccgcggccgagGGCGCCTACCAG GTTTGA
- the USB1 gene encoding U6 snRNA phosphodiesterase isoform X2 yields MSAAPLVGYSSSGSEDEAEAGILARQGAEGSNGGQSPVPSQRLPVPDSVLLMFPGTEEGPADDSAKHGGRVRTFPHERGNWATHVYLQYEAGEEFLDLLDVLLPRARTYVPRLVRMEAFHLSLSQSVVLRHHWIFPFMQALKDRVASFQRFCFTADRIKIYTNQEKTRTFVGLEVTSGHAQFLDLVSEVDRVLKEFDLTTFYQDPSFHISLAWCVGDARLQLEGQCLQELQEIVDEFEDSEMFLRVCAEQIRCKSGNKFFSMPLNGRL; encoded by the exons ATGAGCGCGGCGCCCCTGGTGGGCTACAGCAGCAGCGGCTCCGAGGATGAGGCTGAGGCCGGGATCCTGGCCCGGCAAGGGGCTGAAGGCAGCAATGG TGGCCAGAGCCCTGTTCCCAGCCAGAGGCTGCCAGTACCCGACAGTGTGCTGCTCATGTTCCCGGGCACCGAGGAGGGGCCGGCGGATGACAGTGCAAAACATGGGGGCCGGGTGCGCACGTTTCCCCATGAGCGGGGCAACTGGGCCACCCACGTCTACCTACAGT ATGAAGCTGGGGAGGAGTTCTTGGACCTGCTTGATGTGTTGCTGCCACGCGCCCGGACCTACGTCCCCCGGTTGGTAAGGATGGAGGCGTTCCACCTCAGTCTGTCCCAGAGCGTGGTTCTGCGCCATCACTGGATCTTCCCCTTCATGCAGGCTCTGAAAGACCGTGTGGCCTCCTTCCAGAG ATTCTGCTTTACTGCTGACCGGATAAAGATTTACACCAATCAAGAGAAAACCAG gaccTTTGTCGGGCTCGAGGTCACCTCTGGGCACGCCCAGTTCCTGGACCTGGTTTCAGAGGTAGACAGGGTCTTGAAGGAGTTTGACCTCACCACTTTCTACCAG GACCCCTCATTCCACATCAGTCTGGCCTGGTGTGTGGGTGATGCGCGTCTCCAGCTGGAAGGGCAGTGCCTGCAGGAACTACAG GAAATTGTGGATGAGTTTGAAGACTCTGAGATGTTCCTGCGCGTGTGTGCCGAGCAGATCCGCTGCAAGTCGGGGAACAAATTTTTCTCGATGCCTTTGAA CGGCCGGCTGTGA
- the USB1 gene encoding U6 snRNA phosphodiesterase isoform X1 encodes MSAAPLVGYSSSGSEDEAEAGILARQGAEGSNGGQSPVPSQRLPVPDSVLLMFPGTEEGPADDSAKHGGRVRTFPHERGNWATHVYLQYEAGEEFLDLLDVLLPRARTYVPRLVRMEAFHLSLSQSVVLRHHWIFPFMQALKDRVASFQRFCFTADRIKIYTNQEKTRTFVGLEVTSGHAQFLDLVSEVDRVLKEFDLTTFYQDPSFHISLAWCVGDARLQLEGQCLQELQEIVDEFEDSEMFLRVCAEQIRCKSGNKFFSMPLNQVPGET; translated from the exons ATGAGCGCGGCGCCCCTGGTGGGCTACAGCAGCAGCGGCTCCGAGGATGAGGCTGAGGCCGGGATCCTGGCCCGGCAAGGGGCTGAAGGCAGCAATGG TGGCCAGAGCCCTGTTCCCAGCCAGAGGCTGCCAGTACCCGACAGTGTGCTGCTCATGTTCCCGGGCACCGAGGAGGGGCCGGCGGATGACAGTGCAAAACATGGGGGCCGGGTGCGCACGTTTCCCCATGAGCGGGGCAACTGGGCCACCCACGTCTACCTACAGT ATGAAGCTGGGGAGGAGTTCTTGGACCTGCTTGATGTGTTGCTGCCACGCGCCCGGACCTACGTCCCCCGGTTGGTAAGGATGGAGGCGTTCCACCTCAGTCTGTCCCAGAGCGTGGTTCTGCGCCATCACTGGATCTTCCCCTTCATGCAGGCTCTGAAAGACCGTGTGGCCTCCTTCCAGAG ATTCTGCTTTACTGCTGACCGGATAAAGATTTACACCAATCAAGAGAAAACCAG gaccTTTGTCGGGCTCGAGGTCACCTCTGGGCACGCCCAGTTCCTGGACCTGGTTTCAGAGGTAGACAGGGTCTTGAAGGAGTTTGACCTCACCACTTTCTACCAG GACCCCTCATTCCACATCAGTCTGGCCTGGTGTGTGGGTGATGCGCGTCTCCAGCTGGAAGGGCAGTGCCTGCAGGAACTACAG GAAATTGTGGATGAGTTTGAAGACTCTGAGATGTTCCTGCGCGTGTGTGCCGAGCAGATCCGCTGCAAGTCGGGGAACAAATTTTTCTCGATGCCTTTGAA ccaggTGCCTGGGGAGACTTGA
- the USB1 gene encoding U6 snRNA phosphodiesterase isoform X3: protein MSAAPLVGYSSSGSEDEAEAGILARQGAEGSNGGQSPVPSQRLPVPDSVLLMFPGTEEGPADDSAKHGGRVRTFPHERGNWATHVYLQYEAGEEFLDLLDVLLPRARTYVPRLVRMEAFHLSLSQSVVLRHHWIFPFMQALKDRVASFQRFCFTADRIKIYTNQEKTRTFVGLEVTSGHAQFLDLVSEVDRVLKEFDLTTFYQDPSFHISLAWCVGDARLQLEGQCLQELQEIVDEFEDSEMFLRVCAEQIRCKSGNKFFSMPLK, encoded by the exons ATGAGCGCGGCGCCCCTGGTGGGCTACAGCAGCAGCGGCTCCGAGGATGAGGCTGAGGCCGGGATCCTGGCCCGGCAAGGGGCTGAAGGCAGCAATGG TGGCCAGAGCCCTGTTCCCAGCCAGAGGCTGCCAGTACCCGACAGTGTGCTGCTCATGTTCCCGGGCACCGAGGAGGGGCCGGCGGATGACAGTGCAAAACATGGGGGCCGGGTGCGCACGTTTCCCCATGAGCGGGGCAACTGGGCCACCCACGTCTACCTACAGT ATGAAGCTGGGGAGGAGTTCTTGGACCTGCTTGATGTGTTGCTGCCACGCGCCCGGACCTACGTCCCCCGGTTGGTAAGGATGGAGGCGTTCCACCTCAGTCTGTCCCAGAGCGTGGTTCTGCGCCATCACTGGATCTTCCCCTTCATGCAGGCTCTGAAAGACCGTGTGGCCTCCTTCCAGAG ATTCTGCTTTACTGCTGACCGGATAAAGATTTACACCAATCAAGAGAAAACCAG gaccTTTGTCGGGCTCGAGGTCACCTCTGGGCACGCCCAGTTCCTGGACCTGGTTTCAGAGGTAGACAGGGTCTTGAAGGAGTTTGACCTCACCACTTTCTACCAG GACCCCTCATTCCACATCAGTCTGGCCTGGTGTGTGGGTGATGCGCGTCTCCAGCTGGAAGGGCAGTGCCTGCAGGAACTACAG GAAATTGTGGATGAGTTTGAAGACTCTGAGATGTTCCTGCGCGTGTGTGCCGAGCAGATCCGCTGCAAGTCGGGGAACAAATTTTTCTCGATGCCTTTGAAGTGA